The Priestia koreensis genomic interval GGATCATGACGTCTATTGGTCTCAGCACGTCGAAGAGGATTTTCAGCGTTTGTTTGATCATCAAGTTTCACCTGATGAGGTAGCTGCCGTTATTTTAGAGCCGGTTCTTGGTGAAGGTGGATATGTCATTCCACCAAAAGCATGGCTCGAAAAAATTCGTGAAATCTGTGATGAGCACGGGATACTATTAATCTTTGATGAGGTTCAAACCGGGTTCGGACGAACTGGGGACTGGTTTGCGGCAAATCGTTTTGGGGTTGTGCCAGATATTATGGCCATTGCGAAAGGTATCGCAAGCGGCCTTCCACTCAGTGCAACCGTCGCTTCAAAGGAATTGATGGAGCAATGGACCATTGGCAGTCACAGCACAACGTTTGGTGGAAATCCGGTCGCATGTGCGGCAGCTTGTGCAACGATTGATGTGTTAAAAGACGAAGGTCTAGTGGAAAATGCTCGAATTCAAGGTGACTATGCATTAACAAAATTACAGGCACTTCAAGAAAAACATACGGTCATTGGCAAAGTAAGAGGCATTGGACTTATGCTTGGAATTGAAATTATCCATCCTGAAACCGGAGAGCCAAACGGTGACGGGTTAATGAACATCCTTCATAAGTGCTTAGACAAGGGGCTTATTTTATACCTAAGTGGAAATAAAGGCGAAGTCATTCGCATGATGCCACCTCTTACGATTGATCGTGACCATCTGGAATGGGGAATTTCCCTTTTAGAAGAGGCGATTGTGGAATATGAGCGAGAGCTTCGCGT includes:
- a CDS encoding aspartate aminotransferase family protein, which translates into the protein MIDWNTINEEGLLAPTMAKDFPNLPVVKAEGFFYIGADGKKYLDFTSGIATENTGHRHPKVVEAIKKQVDELLHGPIGIINYESILTLARKLQGILPSPLDCFFFGNSGAEAIEGAVKLARHVTKRSYVVSFIGGFHGRTMGALSLTTSKSKYRKSLPVGAGMTYQLPYAQVSETPHGMDHDVYWSQHVEEDFQRLFDHQVSPDEVAAVILEPVLGEGGYVIPPKAWLEKIREICDEHGILLIFDEVQTGFGRTGDWFAANRFGVVPDIMAIAKGIASGLPLSATVASKELMEQWTIGSHSTTFGGNPVACAAACATIDVLKDEGLVENARIQGDYALTKLQALQEKHTVIGKVRGIGLMLGIEIIHPETGEPNGDGLMNILHKCLDKGLILYLSGNKGEVIRMMPPLTIDRDHLEWGISLLEEAIVEYERELRVGVIK